The region GTCATATCTACGGAATAAACCCCGTTGTATCGGGACACCCCTGTCCCGATACCTTGCTGCACCAGGGGCGTTTCGGGAGAAGGGTCTCCCGAAACAACTCTTTTCCGCAAATTTGACATACACCCTCGGACCCACGTATTGGGGATTTAAATCCCCGAATCTGTTATAATTCACCTTCCAACTCATAGAGTATTGCTGCACACCCCGCAATCGCAGCGGTTTCGGTCCGCAAGACGCGCCTGCCCAGACTCACACACACCGCTCCGACCGATTTCGCGGTCTCAACCTCGTCCTCAGTCAATCCGCCTTCCGGGCCGATTATCAGCATTACCGACTTCGCCCCTGCGTTTTCCTGTAATGCGCCTTTGAGACTAACGCTCTGCTCTTCTTCCCAGGCCACAAGCGCAAGGTCGTTTTTCTTTATCTCGGAGGGAAGCTCGGAGAAGCTTATGATCCCGTTTACTTCGGGTAATCGTGCTCCGCCGCACTGCTCCACTGCCTCGCCTGCAATTTTTCTCCACCTCGCGAGCCTGTCTGCCGCCTTTGATTCATCGAGCCTGGTTACAACCCGCTCCGAGTTTACGATTATATACTTTGATATTCCCAACTCGGCGCACTTCTGAACAATAAGGTCCAGCCTGTCGCCTTTCGGCAGGCAGATTGCAAGGGTGAGGCGCAGTTTTGGCTCGCGGTCGCAGAGGTTGGTTGTAATTATTCTGGTCGACACATGGTCTTTTGAGATGGAAGTTATAAGGGCGCTGTGCTCGTTACCGAGCCCGTCGAGCAGGCAGATCATATCGCCCTCCTTGAGCCGCAGGACTTTTGTGATCTGTCTTGCAGTCTCGCCGGAAATAACGGCGTCGGAGCCGTTGATCTGATTGGGGTTTATTAAGAATCTGCGGTGATTTGCCATATGTGTACAGAGTCAAAAAGTCAAAAAGTTAGAAAGTCAAAAAGCCGGACGATCAAGGCTTATGTTTCTTTCGTGTTTTCGCTCTTTCTCATTTTCGCGATGAAAATTTCTACGTATTGCTAAGTCTGTTTGAAGACCAACGCCACCCAGTCGCCGTCCTGCCGCACTTCGTGGAGATTGAGTCCCAGACCGGTCAGAGCGTCGATTACTTCCTGCGAACGCTCGGCCACAATCCCCGAAGCTATCAATTCTCCGCCGGGCTTGACCTTCGACGCAAGACCCTCGGCCATATCGATGATGACCTTCGCGATGATATTTGCCAACACGATATCAGCCTGGCCCTCAAATGCAGACGGCGAGTCCGCGCGTTCTATTTTAATCGTTTCGCCGAGATTTACCCGCTTTACGTTATCCACCGCGGCCTCGACAGCCACCGGGTCGGTCTCTAACCCGACAACTCGCGCAGCGCCAAGCCTTGCAGCAGCCATGGCGAGGATTGCAGAGCCGGTCCCCATGTCCAGAACACTCTCGCCGCCTTTAACGTAATCCTGCAGCGCTTCCAGGCAGAGCTTTGTGGTCGGGTGACTCCCGGTTCCAAAGGCCATGCCGGGGTCAAGGTCTATAACCAAATCATCCGGCTGCGGATCATACTTCTCCCAAGTAGGCCTGATCACAATCCGGCCGATTTTGAGGGGTTTGAAAAACTTCTTCCACGCCGATGCCCACTCTTCATCCTGGACCCGTTTGATGGTGATTTCATCACTTACAAGGCTCAGCCCAAGCTCAGGCAGCGTCTTTACGCGCTCGCGTATATTCTGGAGCCTGCCTTCAAGCCTGTCATCAACAGGCAGATATCCCATGATATCGTTTTTAGTCTGCTTCTCGGATTTGACGAGGCTGCTCGTGGCAGTCCCACCGCAGCCTTCTTCAATAAGAATATTGCTGACAGCTTCCGCAGACTCATCTGTCGCGTTGACTGTTATTTCGACCCATCTCATAGTCCGTGTATAGCGTCCTTCACGCGCTCAAAGAAGTTTTTGCCCTGCGCTTCCTTGATATCTTCGCCGCGCAGTAGGGCAAACTGCTTCAATAGTTCCTTTTCCTGGTCCGACAGCTTGGTGGGAGTCTCGACTCGCAAAACAACGTTTTGATCGCCCTGACGGCCACCTGTCGGGTCCGGCATGCCCTTGCCTCTGAGCGAGTAGACTTCACCGGACTGCGTTCCAGGCGATACGTCCAGTTCGGCTGTGCCGTCGATCGTCCTGACGTCGATCTGGCCGCCGAGAGCAGCCGTAGCAAAGCCGATAGTCACTTCGTTCCAGAGGTCGCTGCCTCTGCGCTCGAAGTAGTCGTGCTTTTTAACATGGGTGATTATATACAGGTCGCCGCTGGGCCCGCCTCGAAGGCCGGCATCGCCCTCACCTGTGAGCCGTATTCTCATTCCAGTGTCGACCCCTGCAGGTATATCGACGCTCTTTTCGATTGTCTTTCGCGTCCTGCCCTGTCCTGAGCAAGCTTTGCACGGTGAGCCTACGGTCTTACCCTCGCCATGACACTTGGGGCATGTCACGATCCTGATCTGAGTGCCGAAAATGCTCTGCTGCTGCTGTCTGACCTGACCCG is a window of Armatimonadota bacterium DNA encoding:
- a CDS encoding 16S rRNA (uracil(1498)-N(3))-methyltransferase: MANHRRFLINPNQINGSDAVISGETARQITKVLRLKEGDMICLLDGLGNEHSALITSISKDHVSTRIITTNLCDREPKLRLTLAICLPKGDRLDLIVQKCAELGISKYIIVNSERVVTRLDESKAADRLARWRKIAGEAVEQCGGARLPEVNGIISFSELPSEIKKNDLALVAWEEEQSVSLKGALQENAGAKSVMLIIGPEGGLTEDEVETAKSVGAVCVSLGRRVLRTETAAIAGCAAILYELEGEL
- the prmA gene encoding 50S ribosomal protein L11 methyltransferase; this encodes MRWVEITVNATDESAEAVSNILIEEGCGGTATSSLVKSEKQTKNDIMGYLPVDDRLEGRLQNIRERVKTLPELGLSLVSDEITIKRVQDEEWASAWKKFFKPLKIGRIVIRPTWEKYDPQPDDLVIDLDPGMAFGTGSHPTTKLCLEALQDYVKGGESVLDMGTGSAILAMAAARLGAARVVGLETDPVAVEAAVDNVKRVNLGETIKIERADSPSAFEGQADIVLANIIAKVIIDMAEGLASKVKPGGELIASGIVAERSQEVIDALTGLGLNLHEVRQDGDWVALVFKQT
- the dnaJ gene encoding molecular chaperone DnaJ, with the protein product MVDKKDYYETLGVSRDADLNAIKKAYRRLARQYHPDVNHDTGAEARFKEINEAYQVLSDSEKRDIYDRYGHQGVEGAANGQGFGGYEGFGGFEDIFDMFFGGGPSAGAARGRAGVERGNDLRYDLEMTLEEAAHGVNRSIRYTRMQTCETCSGTGAEPGTKPETCSLCHGTGQVRQQQQSIFGTQIRIVTCPKCHGEGKTVGSPCKACSGQGRTRKTIEKSVDIPAGVDTGMRIRLTGEGDAGLRGGPSGDLYIITHVKKHDYFERRGSDLWNEVTIGFATAALGGQIDVRTIDGTAELDVSPGTQSGEVYSLRGKGMPDPTGGRQGDQNVVLRVETPTKLSDQEKELLKQFALLRGEDIKEAQGKNFFERVKDAIHGL